From a single Pseudophryne corroboree isolate aPseCor3 chromosome 6, aPseCor3.hap2, whole genome shotgun sequence genomic region:
- the SENP8 gene encoding sentrin-specific protease 8, which produces MEKIVLSYGDSLLRSSDVALLDAPHWLNDNVIGFTFEFLASSLSPSTTQKIAFLSPEVSQFIKCCGSEASEFLQPLDLANKDLVFLPVNDNAGSIAGGTHWSLLAYLRSVHGFRHYDSAPGTNAPHARSMARNLSSLLGGNPHYQEEEAPLQHNSYDCGMYVVCVAEAMCEQHCHGSSLNLQNITPQYVTQKRAEWKEIIQGLSCHAKVISTF; this is translated from the coding sequence ATGGAGAAGATAGTACTGAGTTATGGAGACTCCCTCTTGCGCTCTTCAGATGTTGCACTACTTGATGCCCCACACTGGCTGAATGATAACGTTATTGGTTTTACTTTTGAATTCTTGGCATCCTCCTTATCCCCATCGACAACTCAAAAAATTGCTTTCCTCAGTCCTGAGGTTAGCCAATTTATCAAGTGCTGTGGAAGTGAGGCCTCGGAGTTCCTGCAGCCACTGGACTTAGCCAACAAAGACCTTGTTTTTTTACCTGTCAATGATAATGCTGGATCTATAGCAGGTGGTACACACTGGAGCCTCCTTGCCTACCTACGTAGCGTTCATGGATTCCGTCATTATGACTCTGCACCAGGGACAAATGCCCCACATGCCCGAAGTATGGCCAGAAACCTAAGTAGTCTGCTTGGTGGTAATCCACATTACCAGGAGGAAGAAGCGCCACTCCAGCATAATAGCTATGATTGTGGCATGTATGTGGTTTGTGTGGCAGAAGCAATGTGTGAGCAGCATTGTCATGGGTCCAGTCTTAATCTGCAGAACATCACACCACAGTATGTTACCCAGAAGCGGGCAGAATGGAAAGAGATCATCCAGGGTCTGAGTTGTCACGCCAAAGTCATCTCTACTTTCTAA